Below is a genomic region from Pontibacillus yanchengensis.
TATAGCATCTCTTTATCAGTCACGACAAACAGATAAGGCTTCTGCATGTATGGAGAAGCACATAACTGGATTTATTAAATCTCTTTACTTGTTAAACGATATGGAATATAGAGAGGATAAAAGTACCAATGAAGATGTTGAACGATTTCAGTATAAGCCGATGAATATGAAAGACAGGCTTACCTTTA
It encodes:
- a CDS encoding YpoC family protein, with product MFNQERSYIEAWKKEREYIASLYQSRQTDKASACMEKHITGFIKSLYLLNDMEYREDKSTNEDVERFQYKPMNMKDRLTFIKQSKQHYHAYIQLDELFEALEKQFAKVKIIKKKDQSSAD